The following are from one region of the Segatella oris genome:
- a CDS encoding DUF3872 domain-containing protein — protein sequence MKKILNTIWVMGVLTLAVFCLSACDRDLDVQQSYPFTVETMPVQKDIIRGQTAEIRCTLKRGGEFADTRYTIRYFQSDGKGLLRNDNGMVFKPNDRYPLTKDVFRLYYTSLSSDRQTIDVYVEDNFGRVQQLTFSFNNEREEGKDKPASSRH from the coding sequence ATGAAGAAGATATTGAATACGATTTGGGTAATGGGTGTGCTGACCCTTGCCGTGTTTTGCCTATCTGCTTGTGATAGGGATTTGGATGTTCAGCAGTCTTATCCGTTTACGGTGGAAACAATGCCAGTTCAGAAGGACATTATAAGGGGGCAGACGGCTGAGATACGCTGCACGCTGAAGCGAGGCGGTGAGTTTGCCGACACTCGCTATACGATACGTTATTTCCAGTCTGATGGCAAAGGTTTGCTAAGAAATGATAACGGTATGGTGTTCAAGCCTAACGACCGCTATCCGCTGACGAAGGATGTGTTCCGCTTGTACTACACTTCGTTGTCATCTGACCGTCAGACGATTGATGTATATGTGGAGGATAATTTCGGCAGGGTTCAGCAGCTGACCTTTAGTTTTAACAACGAGCGGGAAGAGGGCAAGGATAAGCCTGCATCTTCTCGCCACTAA
- a CDS encoding DUF4134 domain-containing protein, producing MNNKKKITMLFLLTATAIGAYAQGNGMAGINEATKMVTSYFDPGTKLIYAIGAVVGLIGGIKVYNKFSSGDPDTSKTAASWFGACIFLIVAATILRSFFL from the coding sequence ATGAACAACAAAAAGAAAATCACAATGCTGTTCCTGCTGACGGCTACTGCCATAGGAGCATACGCACAAGGCAACGGCATGGCGGGTATCAATGAAGCCACAAAGATGGTAACAAGCTATTTTGATCCCGGAACGAAGCTTATCTATGCCATTGGTGCTGTGGTAGGTCTGATTGGAGGTATTAAAGTCTATAACAAGTTCTCAAGTGGTGACCCCGATACGAGCAAGACCGCAGCCTCTTGGTTCGGTGCGTGTATCTTCCTCATTGTGGCTGCCACTATCCTGAGAAGCTTCTTCCTGTAA
- the traN gene encoding conjugative transposon protein TraN, whose product MKKIILSMAMLTLVGATATAQENNDGLTPSRPLTSGELFQGMSRSIPNGRVVLPYGLDVTFDKTVHLIFPSTIRYVDLGSQNIIAGKAEDAENVLRVKASVKDFETETNMSVICEDGSFYAFNVKYADEPEKLSIEMKDFLSPTDGRLPSNRSDIYFKELGNESPVLVKLMMQTIYQNDRRCIKHIGAQQFGMKFLLRGLYAHNGLLYFHIRMENGTNMPYSVDFITFKVVDKKMAKRTAIQEQVLQPLRAYNQVMQVRGMGSERAVFALEQFSLAEDKQLEVTLYERNGGRTLTFYVTAEDLQLAKKIDNLKLKW is encoded by the coding sequence ATGAAGAAAATTATTTTATCAATGGCTATGCTTACCTTGGTGGGAGCAACAGCCACAGCACAGGAAAACAATGATGGTCTGACACCAAGCCGTCCGCTTACTTCGGGTGAGCTTTTTCAAGGTATGAGCCGTTCCATTCCTAACGGGCGTGTCGTCCTGCCGTATGGTCTGGACGTTACCTTTGACAAGACCGTGCATCTTATCTTCCCTTCTACTATCCGCTATGTAGACTTAGGTTCACAGAACATCATCGCAGGGAAAGCGGAGGATGCTGAGAACGTACTGCGTGTAAAGGCTTCGGTGAAGGACTTTGAGACGGAAACCAATATGAGTGTCATCTGTGAGGACGGCTCTTTCTATGCTTTCAACGTAAAATATGCCGATGAGCCAGAGAAGTTAAGCATTGAGATGAAAGACTTCTTGTCACCAACGGACGGACGCCTGCCAAGCAATCGCTCTGACATTTACTTCAAGGAACTCGGCAACGAGTCGCCCGTATTAGTAAAACTGATGATGCAGACTATCTATCAGAATGACAGACGCTGCATTAAGCACATCGGTGCACAGCAGTTCGGTATGAAGTTTCTACTTCGTGGTTTGTATGCCCATAACGGCTTGCTGTATTTCCACATTCGTATGGAAAACGGCACGAATATGCCATACTCGGTGGACTTCATCACGTTCAAGGTGGTGGATAAGAAGATGGCAAAGCGCACGGCCATACAAGAGCAGGTGTTACAGCCACTTCGCGCCTATAACCAGGTGATGCAGGTGCGTGGCATGGGTAGTGAACGCGCTGTGTTTGCGCTCGAGCAGTTTTCTCTTGCAGAAGACAAGCAGCTTGAAGTGACGCTCTATGAGAGAAATGGCGGTCGTACGCTGACCTTCTATGTAACGGCAGAAGACCTGCAGCTGGCAAAGAAGATTGATAACCTCAAACTGAAATGGTAG
- the traM gene encoding conjugative transposon protein TraM — protein sequence MDNKQKEQMKKGLVFGGLGLLFALSMWFIFAPSGKDKTAAEQGLNDSIPQATTEKLTENKLKAYELGDKAHEEEQTREEMGRLSDYFAQNTAPSEEQRAETAASTAKIENSMHRYEENNRLLNSFYAPDPHEQEREALRSEIDNLKKELSQKDTKEDNEEKRQLALMEKSYQMAAKYLPKASTPPTFNNGLAAGNEKTEGAAGGSDAAKGKTMQNEKPAMEVLPERRQIVSSLNQPMSDVYFMEEYGKKARNMGFHSITNSSPSLMRNTLKVVVDRTTILKEGDNVVLRLLESAKVQGLRIPRQSRLIAVAKIEGNRMHLLVKSIEVDGHIIAVKLSAYDTDGQEGVYIPGSEDVNALKEVGANIGGSMGTSFTFASSAKDQIISEAARGVMQGASQLLQKKLRTIKVTLKGGYRLFLVQSK from the coding sequence ATGGATAATAAACAGAAAGAACAAATGAAAAAAGGCTTGGTCTTCGGAGGACTGGGACTGCTGTTTGCCCTCTCGATGTGGTTTATCTTCGCCCCTTCGGGCAAGGATAAGACTGCAGCGGAGCAGGGACTCAATGACAGCATCCCGCAGGCAACGACAGAAAAGCTCACCGAAAACAAGCTCAAAGCCTATGAATTAGGCGACAAGGCACACGAGGAGGAACAGACTCGCGAGGAGATGGGCAGACTATCGGACTATTTTGCACAGAACACAGCTCCATCAGAGGAGCAGCGTGCAGAAACAGCTGCTTCTACGGCAAAGATAGAAAACTCCATGCATCGCTATGAGGAGAACAATCGCCTCTTGAACTCCTTTTACGCTCCCGATCCACACGAGCAGGAGCGTGAAGCCTTGCGCTCGGAGATAGATAATCTAAAGAAAGAACTATCTCAAAAGGATACTAAGGAGGACAATGAAGAGAAACGACAGCTTGCACTGATGGAAAAGAGCTATCAGATGGCAGCGAAGTATCTTCCCAAAGCATCAACTCCACCTACCTTCAATAATGGTCTGGCGGCAGGAAATGAAAAAACGGAAGGAGCAGCAGGTGGCTCTGACGCCGCTAAGGGCAAGACCATGCAGAATGAAAAGCCTGCAATGGAAGTTCTGCCGGAGCGTAGACAGATAGTATCTTCACTTAATCAGCCTATGAGCGATGTGTACTTTATGGAGGAATACGGCAAGAAGGCTCGTAATATGGGCTTTCATTCGATTACCAATAGTTCTCCATCTTTGATGCGCAATACACTGAAAGTTGTAGTGGACAGGACTACTATTCTTAAGGAGGGTGACAATGTCGTACTCCGTCTGCTTGAAAGTGCCAAGGTACAGGGCTTGCGCATTCCACGACAGAGCCGACTCATAGCTGTCGCCAAGATTGAGGGTAACCGTATGCACCTGCTTGTCAAAAGCATTGAGGTGGACGGACATATCATAGCCGTCAAGCTCTCGGCATACGACACAGACGGACAGGAGGGTGTGTATATCCCCGGTTCGGAAGATGTAAATGCGCTTAAAGAAGTCGGGGCGAACATTGGCGGTTCAATGGGAACATCTTTTACCTTTGCTTCCTCTGCCAAGGACCAGATTATCTCCGAGGCTGCCCGTGGGGTGATGCAGGGTGCAAGTCAGCTGCTTCAGAAGAAACTGCGCACTATCAAGGTAACGCTTAAGGGTGGCTACCGCCTTTTCTTGGTTCAGTCCAAATAA
- the traJ gene encoding conjugative transposon protein TraJ yields the protein MDFASLHELLRSTYDEMMPLCAQMTGIAKGIAGLGALFYIALRVWASIARAEAIDVFPLLRPFVLGFCIMFFPTVVLGTMNAVLSPVVQGTEMMVHQQEGNLAELTAKRDKLQEEAYLRNPETAYLVSNEKFDEKIEEMGIIGPEDAVTIAGMYAERAAYQTKQWIMKMVHDLLELLFHAAGLIIDTLRTFILIVLAILGPIVFGIAVWDGLAGSLTAWFSRYISVYLWLPVSSILTALLTKIQVLMIEKDIEALSDPNYLPDSGTWYYIVFFLIGIVGYFCVPTVAGWIIEAGGGIGSYGRNVNQTAQHGAQGAYTGGKAAMAGAGAAVGNVGGRIKGALLKGK from the coding sequence ATGGATTTTGCCAGTTTACATGAGCTGCTACGCTCAACCTATGACGAGATGATGCCACTCTGTGCCCAGATGACGGGTATTGCCAAAGGCATTGCAGGCTTGGGTGCACTCTTTTATATTGCCCTTCGGGTATGGGCTTCCATTGCCCGTGCCGAGGCGATAGATGTTTTCCCACTTCTCCGACCTTTTGTCTTAGGCTTTTGTATAATGTTCTTTCCGACAGTCGTACTGGGTACGATGAATGCCGTTCTCTCGCCCGTAGTGCAGGGAACGGAGATGATGGTACACCAGCAGGAGGGGAACCTTGCCGAGCTTACTGCCAAGCGTGACAAGTTGCAAGAGGAAGCCTACCTTAGAAATCCTGAGACAGCCTACCTTGTCTCCAACGAGAAATTCGATGAGAAGATAGAGGAGATGGGTATCATTGGGCCTGAAGATGCCGTGACGATAGCGGGTATGTATGCCGAGCGTGCTGCCTATCAGACCAAGCAGTGGATCATGAAGATGGTACACGACCTTTTAGAACTTCTGTTCCATGCTGCAGGGCTTATCATCGACACGCTACGCACCTTCATACTCATCGTCCTTGCCATTCTCGGTCCGATAGTCTTCGGCATTGCCGTATGGGATGGTCTTGCTGGCTCACTTACGGCATGGTTCTCACGCTATATCTCTGTCTACCTGTGGCTGCCTGTCAGTTCTATTCTTACGGCACTGCTTACGAAAATACAGGTGCTGATGATAGAGAAGGATATCGAAGCACTCAGTGACCCTAACTACCTGCCTGATTCGGGAACGTGGTACTACATCGTCTTCTTCCTTATCGGTATTGTAGGCTACTTCTGTGTACCTACTGTGGCAGGCTGGATTATCGAAGCTGGAGGTGGTATCGGCTCATACGGTCGTAATGTCAACCAGACAGCACAGCATGGTGCGCAAGGCGCATATACTGGTGGCAAGGCTGCTATGGCTGGCGCAGGTGCTGCTGTGGGAAATGTCGGTGGACGTATCAAGGGTGCACTGCTCAAAGGAAAATAG
- a CDS encoding DUF3408 domain-containing protein translates to MARIQEQRQRLEAKLKEMAEDGVMKTPPKETVAFDPPDEEEDMKTEVSTNQKENQHLVKELMSTSDDKQDKTLCKSHERGNERSAETPRISLEDYRTRYLYSIRLRERTNFTMSADTLQVLRNILQDLGERVSMACYIDNILREHLKEHKELLNNATAKHRRKVAIDF, encoded by the coding sequence ATGGCAAGGATACAGGAACAACGGCAGAGATTGGAAGCCAAGCTTAAAGAAATGGCAGAAGACGGGGTGATGAAGACACCACCCAAGGAAACAGTGGCTTTTGACCCTCCTGATGAGGAAGAGGATATGAAAACCGAGGTCAGTACCAACCAAAAGGAAAACCAACATCTGGTAAAGGAGCTTATGTCTACCTCGGACGATAAGCAGGACAAGACCTTGTGTAAAAGCCACGAGAGAGGAAATGAGAGAAGTGCGGAAACACCTCGGATTTCTTTAGAGGACTACCGGACACGCTATTTATACTCAATCCGCCTTCGGGAGCGAACCAATTTTACTATGAGTGCTGATACACTCCAAGTGCTGAGAAACATTTTACAGGACTTGGGAGAGCGGGTATCGATGGCTTGTTATATTGACAATATTCTCCGTGAACACCTTAAAGAACATAAGGAACTACTCAATAATGCTACAGCAAAGCATCGCCGCAAGGTGGCAATAGACTTTTGA
- a CDS encoding TraG family conjugative transposon ATPase has protein sequence MRNKSKITTLESKFPLLSIEQGCMVSKDADITVAFRVELPELFTVTSTEYEAMHSAWHKAIKVLPNYSIVHKQDWFIKEDYQGNLSDDGLSFLARSSERHFNERPYLHHSVYLFLTKTNKQRMAQQSNFSSLCRGHLLPKEITNKDEVMKFMEAVDQFERIINDTEQLRIVRMTEEELVGTNEKGGLLDRYFSLSEEGHASLEDIRLGADLVRVGDNMLCLHTLSDTDDLPTTVSTDSRYERLSTDRSDCRLSFASPVGLMLPCNHIYNQYLFIEDSDANLERFEKQARNMHSLARYSRSNQINEEWIQEYLNIAHSQGLTSIRAHFNVLAWSSDKEELRQIKNDVGSALALMECHPRHNTIDAATLYWAAIPGNAADFPAEESFYTFIEPALCFFTAETNYKDSLSPFGIKMADRLSGKPVHLDISDLPMKKGVITNRNKFILGPSGSGKSFFTNHMVRQYYEQGAHVLLVDTGNSYQGLCELIHRKTKGEDGVYFTYTNENPISFNPFYTDDYFFDVEKRESICTLLLTLWKSADEHITKTEAGELGSAVNSYIELICADHSVTPCFNTFYEYLRDVYRKDMEKRDIKVTLSDFNINNLLTTLKQYYKGGRYDFLLNSDKNIDLLSKRFIVFEIDQVKDNKDLFPVVTIIIMEAFINKMRRLKGIRKMILIEEAWKAIASASIADYIKYLYKTVRKYFGEAIVVTQEVDDIIQSPIVKESIINNSDCKILLDQRKYMTKFDGIQAMLGLSEKEKSQILSINQNNDPNRLYKEVWIGLGGMQSAVYATEVSMEEYLTYTTEETEKVEVMNRAAQLGGDIETAIRQLAQEKQAARNR, from the coding sequence ATGAGAAACAAAAGCAAGATAACGACCCTTGAATCAAAGTTCCCGCTGCTCTCCATAGAGCAGGGCTGTATGGTGAGCAAGGATGCCGACATTACGGTGGCTTTCCGTGTGGAATTGCCCGAACTCTTTACCGTTACCTCTACAGAATACGAAGCAATGCACTCTGCTTGGCATAAGGCAATCAAGGTGCTACCCAATTACAGCATCGTACACAAGCAGGACTGGTTCATTAAGGAGGACTATCAAGGAAATCTCTCCGATGACGGACTGAGCTTCCTTGCCCGTTCCTCTGAACGGCACTTCAATGAGCGTCCGTATCTCCACCACTCAGTCTATCTCTTCCTTACCAAGACGAACAAGCAGCGTATGGCACAACAGAGCAATTTCTCTTCGCTCTGCCGTGGACACCTGCTGCCCAAGGAAATCACCAACAAAGATGAGGTGATGAAGTTCATGGAAGCCGTCGATCAGTTCGAGCGCATCATCAACGACACCGAGCAGCTAAGGATTGTCCGCATGACAGAGGAAGAGTTGGTTGGCACAAATGAAAAGGGTGGACTCTTGGACCGTTATTTCTCCCTCTCGGAAGAAGGACACGCGTCTTTGGAGGACATCCGTCTGGGCGCAGACCTTGTGCGTGTGGGCGACAATATGCTTTGTCTACACACACTCTCCGACACGGATGACCTGCCGACAACGGTCAGCACGGACAGCCGATATGAACGACTGTCCACCGACAGAAGTGACTGCCGTCTTTCCTTTGCCTCTCCCGTAGGGTTGATGCTACCCTGCAACCATATCTATAACCAGTATCTCTTTATCGAGGACAGCGACGCCAACTTGGAACGCTTCGAGAAGCAGGCAAGGAATATGCACTCGCTGGCACGCTACAGCCGTAGCAACCAAATCAACGAGGAGTGGATACAGGAGTATCTCAATATTGCCCACTCGCAGGGATTGACCTCTATCCGTGCTCATTTCAATGTACTGGCATGGAGCAGCGATAAGGAAGAACTTCGCCAGATTAAGAATGACGTGGGCTCTGCACTTGCTCTTATGGAATGCCATCCTCGCCACAACACCATTGATGCGGCAACGCTCTACTGGGCAGCCATTCCCGGCAATGCGGCAGACTTTCCAGCAGAAGAGTCATTTTATACTTTCATCGAGCCTGCCCTCTGCTTCTTTACGGCAGAGACGAACTATAAGGACTCGCTCTCTCCCTTCGGTATCAAGATGGCAGACCGCCTTTCAGGAAAGCCCGTCCACTTGGATATATCGGATTTGCCGATGAAAAAGGGAGTCATCACCAACCGTAACAAGTTCATCTTGGGACCTTCGGGTAGTGGCAAGTCTTTCTTCACCAACCACATGGTACGCCAGTATTACGAGCAGGGGGCGCACGTCCTCTTGGTTGATACAGGTAACTCATATCAAGGCTTGTGTGAACTTATCCACCGCAAGACCAAGGGTGAGGACGGTGTGTATTTCACCTATACCAATGAAAATCCGATATCCTTCAACCCTTTCTATACGGATGATTATTTCTTCGATGTAGAGAAAAGGGAGAGTATCTGTACGCTACTGCTTACACTTTGGAAGAGTGCAGATGAGCATATCACTAAGACCGAGGCTGGCGAACTTGGTTCTGCTGTAAACTCCTATATTGAGCTGATATGTGCTGACCACAGCGTTACACCCTGTTTTAATACCTTCTATGAGTATCTGCGGGACGTGTACCGAAAGGATATGGAAAAGCGTGACATTAAGGTAACGCTCTCAGACTTCAATATCAATAATCTCCTTACGACACTCAAGCAATACTACAAAGGCGGTCGTTACGACTTCCTTTTGAACTCGGACAAAAACATCGACTTGCTCAGTAAACGCTTTATCGTCTTTGAAATCGACCAAGTGAAGGATAACAAGGACCTCTTTCCTGTGGTAACGATTATCATCATGGAAGCCTTCATCAACAAGATGCGAAGACTCAAAGGTATCAGGAAAATGATACTCATTGAAGAAGCGTGGAAAGCCATTGCTTCGGCTAGCATAGCAGACTATATAAAATATTTGTACAAAACGGTGAGAAAGTATTTCGGGGAAGCCATTGTCGTGACGCAGGAGGTGGACGACATCATCCAATCACCCATTGTCAAGGAGAGCATCATCAACAACTCCGACTGCAAGATACTGCTTGATCAGCGCAAGTACATGACCAAGTTCGACGGCATACAGGCTATGCTCGGCTTGTCCGAAAAGGAAAAGAGCCAGATTCTCTCCATCAACCAGAACAATGACCCGAACCGACTCTACAAGGAAGTGTGGATAGGGCTGGGCGGTATGCAGAGTGCCGTCTATGCCACGGAAGTGAGCATGGAGGAGTACCTCACCTACACCACGGAGGAAACCGAGAAGGTGGAGGTGATGAACAGGGCGGCACAGCTCGGTGGTGATATCGAAACGGCTATTCGTCAGCTTGCACAAGAGAAACAGGCTGCGCGAAACCGTTGA
- a CDS encoding conjugal transfer protein TraO — MVDIMKKKIILSVCAAVAMAFSLPSQAQRLIPKQRGIEVLGSVPLIKGEKFLAAGNFGMGASLTRYLGRENYTFVMAEYEQQNMPYRSYNVKLKDALLQVGYMYPVLSDRGKNVFLYGGISALGGYEQLNEDKKLLPDGATLLDRSRFVYGGAVHGSVEVFLTDRVLFLVKAQGHFLFGSDVHRFRPAVSAGLRFNF, encoded by the coding sequence ATGGTAGACATTATGAAGAAGAAAATCATTTTATCGGTTTGTGCAGCGGTAGCAATGGCTTTTAGCTTGCCATCGCAGGCACAGCGGCTTATCCCCAAACAGCGTGGGATTGAAGTCTTAGGGAGTGTTCCGCTTATCAAGGGTGAAAAGTTCCTTGCAGCTGGCAATTTCGGCATGGGAGCATCACTCACCCGATATCTGGGGCGTGAGAACTATACCTTTGTTATGGCAGAGTATGAACAGCAGAATATGCCGTACAGAAGTTATAACGTAAAACTCAAGGATGCACTCTTGCAGGTGGGCTATATGTACCCTGTTCTTTCCGATAGAGGTAAGAATGTGTTTCTCTATGGTGGCATATCCGCCTTGGGTGGTTATGAACAGCTGAACGAGGACAAAAAGCTGCTGCCCGATGGGGCGACGCTGCTCGACCGCTCCCGCTTTGTCTATGGCGGTGCCGTGCATGGTTCGGTGGAAGTGTTCCTAACAGACAGGGTTCTCTTTCTTGTAAAGGCGCAGGGCCATTTCCTCTTTGGCTCGGACGTGCATCGTTTCCGTCCGGCTGTTTCAGCAGGACTAAGGTTTAACTTTTAA
- a CDS encoding type 1 glutamine amidotransferase family protein — protein MNKETKKVLFVLLNEYTDWEGAFLSTALHVGVIPGSEIKYRVHTVAPTLDAVCSIGGFKTLPDYSFENMPKDYAALVLIGGNRWDSPEAELVAPLVQEALDKGKIVGAICNGASFLCAHGFLNNVKHTGNGLDQLKQWGGERYTNETGYVNAQAVSDKNIVTANITGHLEFTREMLLLLKANTSEKIAAWYDFYKNGFVK, from the coding sequence ATGAATAAAGAAACAAAAAAGGTACTTTTCGTCTTATTGAATGAGTACACAGATTGGGAAGGTGCTTTTCTCTCTACAGCCCTTCATGTTGGCGTAATACCAGGTAGTGAAATCAAGTACAGAGTGCATACAGTTGCTCCGACATTAGATGCAGTCTGTTCCATTGGTGGATTCAAAACGTTACCTGATTATTCTTTTGAGAATATGCCCAAAGACTATGCAGCCTTAGTCCTTATCGGTGGCAATCGATGGGATTCACCTGAAGCAGAACTTGTTGCGCCATTGGTACAAGAAGCATTGGATAAGGGTAAAATAGTAGGAGCGATATGCAACGGAGCATCGTTTCTGTGTGCTCATGGCTTCTTGAACAACGTAAAACATACGGGTAATGGTCTCGACCAACTTAAACAATGGGGTGGTGAAAGATACACGAACGAAACAGGATATGTGAACGCACAGGCTGTAAGTGATAAAAACATCGTTACAGCAAATATTACTGGTCACTTGGAGTTCACTCGTGAAATGCTCTTACTTCTGAAAGCCAATACCTCGGAAAAGATTGCAGCTTGGTATGACTTTTATAAGAATGGATTTGTAAAATAG
- a CDS encoding glycoside hydrolase family protein produces the protein MRTINAFILLCVFCLFCQPTLAQRRVRLADLPPFERAVVVVKYFEGMHGWKNYPYVGYGHQLQPGERFTADMTERQADSLLRADLWKCFEHFKGYGKDALLLTLLAYNVGVGRLLGYGKHPKSKLLRKIEAGDRNFYWEYVSFCRYKGKVLNGLVKRRKVEFALFFII, from the coding sequence ATGCGAACGATAAATGCTTTCATTTTACTTTGTGTATTCTGCCTGTTCTGTCAGCCGACCCTTGCTCAGCGCAGGGTGCGGCTGGCAGACTTGCCACCTTTTGAGCGTGCAGTTGTCGTAGTGAAATACTTTGAGGGTATGCACGGCTGGAAGAATTATCCGTATGTTGGATATGGGCATCAGCTGCAACCAGGAGAGCGTTTCACAGCGGATATGACGGAACGGCAGGCAGACTCCCTGCTCCGTGCCGACCTTTGGAAATGCTTTGAACACTTCAAAGGGTATGGTAAGGATGCCCTGCTGCTGACCTTGCTTGCCTACAATGTGGGTGTAGGGCGATTGCTTGGATATGGTAAGCACCCAAAGAGTAAGCTACTGCGAAAGATAGAGGCTGGAGATAGAAACTTCTATTGGGAGTATGTTTCGTTTTGCCGATATAAGGGTAAAGTTTTGAATGGGTTAGTCAAACGCCGAAAGGTTGAGTTTGCGTTGTTCTTTATCATCTGA
- a CDS encoding DUF4141 domain-containing protein, translating to MRTRILMLLMGTVLLFSGKAHAQWVVTDPGNFAGNIVNSVKEIATASKTVKNTLDGFKEVEKLYNDTKKYYDALKKVNNLIGDAYKVKECILMVGNISEIYVTSYKKMLSDKNFRPSELAAMASGYAKLLEQSGESLKELKSIVKSGVLSMNDHERMQAIDRIYTTLRENRSLVSYYTRKNISVSYVRAREKNNLASVKALYGNTASRYW from the coding sequence ATGAGAACAAGAATTTTAATGCTGCTGATGGGCACCGTCCTTTTATTCAGCGGAAAGGCCCACGCACAGTGGGTGGTGACTGATCCCGGTAACTTCGCCGGCAACATCGTCAATTCGGTCAAGGAGATAGCCACCGCCTCCAAGACGGTGAAGAACACCTTGGACGGATTCAAGGAGGTGGAAAAACTCTACAACGACACCAAGAAGTATTACGATGCGCTTAAGAAGGTGAACAATCTCATCGGAGATGCCTACAAGGTCAAGGAGTGCATCCTGATGGTGGGCAACATCTCGGAGATTTACGTCACCTCGTATAAGAAAATGCTCTCGGACAAGAACTTCCGCCCTTCAGAACTTGCTGCAATGGCTTCGGGCTATGCCAAGCTTCTGGAGCAGAGCGGTGAGAGTCTCAAGGAACTCAAGTCCATCGTCAAGTCGGGTGTTCTCTCGATGAACGACCACGAGCGTATGCAGGCCATCGACCGTATTTATACCACGCTTAGGGAAAACCGTTCGCTCGTGTCGTATTACACAAGGAAGAACATCTCCGTAAGTTACGTCCGTGCCCGTGAGAAGAACAACCTTGCCTCTGTCAAGGCGCTCTACGGCAATACGGCAAGCAGGTATTGGTAA
- a CDS encoding DUF4133 domain-containing protein: MAAFEINKGVGRTVEFKGLKAQYLFLFTGGLLAVFILVVILYLCGISQIACLVIGVVGASLVVWQTFTMNRKYGQYGLMKKGAVRMHPRYLVNRRTVCHLIRNLQPKKAKK; encoded by the coding sequence ATGGCAGCATTTGAAATCAATAAGGGTGTAGGCCGGACGGTAGAGTTCAAGGGCTTGAAGGCACAGTACCTCTTCCTCTTTACAGGAGGGCTGCTGGCTGTCTTTATTCTTGTAGTCATTCTCTATCTCTGCGGCATCAGTCAGATAGCCTGTCTTGTCATAGGTGTAGTGGGTGCCAGCCTTGTGGTATGGCAAACGTTCACCATGAATAGAAAGTACGGGCAATACGGGCTGATGAAAAAGGGAGCAGTGCGTATGCACCCACGCTACCTTGTGAACCGCCGTACGGTCTGCCACCTTATCCGTAACCTTCAACCAAAGAAAGCAAAGAAATGA
- the traK gene encoding conjugative transposon protein TraK, with the protein MEFKSLGNIETSFRQIRLYAFVFAIVCVAVSGYAVYASYSFAKEQREKIYVLDQGKSLMLALSQDASRNRPVEAREHVRRFHELFFTIAPDKDAIEKNMERAFVLCDKSAFNYYKDLAEKGYYNRAISGNVNQRIEVDSIHCNFNTYPYAVTTYAREFIVRQSNVTERSLVTTCTLQNSVRSDNNPQGFLMENFLVKENRDIQTYKR; encoded by the coding sequence ATGGAATTCAAATCACTTGGTAATATCGAGACTTCATTCAGGCAGATAAGACTCTATGCCTTTGTCTTTGCCATCGTCTGCGTGGCAGTAAGCGGTTATGCCGTCTATGCCTCGTACAGCTTCGCAAAGGAGCAGCGGGAGAAAATCTATGTGCTTGACCAGGGAAAGTCGCTCATGCTGGCTCTCAGTCAGGATGCAAGCCGAAATCGTCCCGTAGAGGCAAGGGAACACGTGCGTCGTTTCCATGAGCTGTTCTTCACCATCGCACCCGACAAGGATGCCATTGAGAAGAACATGGAGCGTGCCTTCGTGCTGTGTGACAAGTCGGCTTTCAACTATTACAAGGACTTGGCAGAGAAGGGCTATTATAACCGCGCCATATCGGGTAATGTCAATCAGCGCATAGAGGTGGACTCTATCCACTGTAACTTTAATACTTACCCTTATGCCGTAACGACCTATGCAAGGGAGTTTATCGTCCGTCAGAGTAACGTTACAGAGCGTAGTCTTGTTACGACCTGCACGTTGCAGAACTCTGTCCGTTCGGACAACAACCCACAAGGCTTCCTGATGGAGAACTTCCTCGTCAAGGAGAACAGGGATATACAGACTTATAAACGATAA